The Argopecten irradians isolate NY chromosome 16, Ai_NY, whole genome shotgun sequence genome window below encodes:
- the LOC138310090 gene encoding E3 SUMO-protein ligase ZBED1-like, translated as MADATERPYELISNRRAKSDIWRHFALKKRKCDGLIEESVAVCRTCDVSVKCTGGGISNLVSHVCRHHPMMITPKAKGGPMLDQKPQKPDQDFGNVATPVTPARPIVNILVAAKKYQSTSTRAKLITHKMAKFIVKDLSPYRIAESRVSLTSDGWTSRSTESYVTVTASLITPGWELLNYVLQTRTMPENPTAENIADVIKDALKEWKLPTVLGTPPLVSDNASNMVKAGKILECIHIGCFAHTLNLAAQKALKLKSVSNALARIRAVVAHFHRSAVATAILKSKAQLLNLPNHKIDVCTRWNSAYMMIERFLEMQPAIVATLRSTEMLHAKGKEGTSMTDDNLALLEDVAACLKPVFDVTNMLCTENAQQFPSSCRFVTRYQM; from the exons ATGGCGGACGCAACAGAAAGGCCATATGAACTGATATCAAATCGTCGGGCTAAGTCCGACATCTGGCGCCATTTTGCGCTCAAAAAAAGGAAATGTGATGGCTTAATCGAGGAGTCGGTTGCTGTTTGCCGAACTTGTGATGTCAGTGTGAAATGTACCGGCGGTGGGATATCTAATCTGGTGTCCCACGTGTGTCGGCATCATCCAATGATGATTACACCGAAAGCGAAAGGAGGCCCTATGCTAGATCAGAAACCACAGAAACCCGACCAGGATTTCGGAAATGTTGCTACTCCCGTTACTCCAGCTAGGCCAATTGTCAATATATTAGTTGCGGCGAAAAAATACCAATCAACGTCAACTAGGGCGAAACTTATCACTCACAAAATGGCAAAATTTATAGTAAAAGATCTCAGTCCATACAGAATTGCTGAAAGTAGA gtTTCATTAACCAGTGACGGATGGACATCACGATCAACAGAATCTTATGTCACAGTTACAGCTTCGCTCATCACTCCTGGCTGGGAATTATTAAACTACGTACTGCAGACAAGAACAATGCCAGAAAATCCCacag CTGAGAACATAGCAGATGTCATCAAGGATGCTCTTAAGGAATGGAAGTTGCCTACTGTTCTTGGTACACCACCTTTAGTCTCCGATAATGCCTCAAACATGGTGAAAGCTGGGAAAATACTTGAATGTATCCATATCGGGTGTTTTGCACACACCCTCAATCTGGCCGCTCAAAAAGCTTTAAAACTGAAATCCGTGTCCAATGCTCTAGCACGTATAAGAGCTGTGGTTGCCCATTTCCATCGCAGTGCTGTAGCTACAGCAATCTTGAAGTCAAAGGCTCAGCTATTGAACTTGCCAAATCATAAGATTGATGTATGTACTAGGTGGAATTCTGCGTATATGATGATTGAACGCTTTCTTGAAATGCAGCCAGCCATTGTAGCCACTTTAAGGTCAACGGAAATGCTCCATGCCAAAGGAAAAGAAGGGACGAGCATGACCGATGACAACCTTGCTTTATTAGAGGATGTTGCTGCGTGTCTGAAACCAGTATTTGACGTCACCAACATGCTTTGCACGGAAAATGCCCAACAGTTTCCATCATCATGCCGATTCGTCACACGTTATCAAATGTGA